The Wolbachia endosymbiont of Drosophila innubila region TAGGGGATGAAGGTGGTTTTGCACCAAATATTGAAAGTACTGAAGAAGCACTTGATTTGATCATATACGCTATAGAATCAGCAGGTTATTCAGCGCAAAGTGATTTTGCACTAGGCCTTGATGTTGCTTCATCTACTTTTTATGAAGATGGAATTTACAAATTTGAACACAGAGATCTTACTTCAGAAGAGTTGACTGAATATTATTGTAATCTTGTGGAAAGATATCCAATAATTTCTATAGAAGATGCAATGAGTGAAGACGACTATGAAGGTTGGAAATTACTTACTGCAAAATTGGGGAGTAAAATTCAATTGGTTGGGGATGATTTGTTTGTTACAAATTGTGAACTGATATGCAAAGGAATAGAGGAAAAAATGGCAAATGCTGTACTGATCAAGCCAAATCAAATAGGGACGTTAACAGAAATTTTTGCTGCTATTGAAATGGCAAAATCAAATGGCTATAAAGCTGTTGTTTCTCATCGCTCAGGTGAAACAGAAGACACAACAATATCTCATATAGCAGTTGCGTCAAATTGCGGGCAAATAAAAACCGGGTCGCTATCGCGTTCTGATAGACTCGCGAAGTATAACGAGCTAATCAGAATAGAAAGCGCATTAGGAAAGGATGCTAAATATTATCGTGGGTTAGCATGGGTTTTATAGACGAAGTAAAATTGTGTTTAAAAG contains the following coding sequences:
- the eno gene encoding phosphopyruvate hydratase, with amino-acid sequence MNKIINNVFAREILDSRGYPTIEVEIELCDGAIGRASVPSGASTGKLEALELRDQDEKRYCGKGVLKAVQAVNGIIADEIIGINAADQNAIDKALIELDGTKNKSKLGANATLGVSLAVAKAAANSFKMPLYRYLGGKQTSVMPVPLINIINGGVHADNKLDFQEFMILPVGAETFSEAIRISAEVFHNLRSILKKKGYSTNVGDEGGFAPNIESTEEALDLIIYAIESAGYSAQSDFALGLDVASSTFYEDGIYKFEHRDLTSEELTEYYCNLVERYPIISIEDAMSEDDYEGWKLLTAKLGSKIQLVGDDLFVTNCELICKGIEEKMANAVLIKPNQIGTLTEIFAAIEMAKSNGYKAVVSHRSGETEDTTISHIAVASNCGQIKTGSLSRSDRLAKYNELIRIESALGKDAKYYRGLAWVL